Proteins encoded in a region of the Paenibacillus sp. W2I17 genome:
- a CDS encoding iron-hydroxamate ABC transporter substrate-binding protein: MFAAKKRFSGLLLMLAIIMILAACSSGTGSTATEQTSAAGTETTTASSETNTDTSSVSDNSNATRIYKSLSGDVEIPAEPKRIVTDMYVSDLLALGVKPVGAVQYYLENPFYADQVAGIESIGDRAAVSMEKVIALNPDLIITYSDQAEEIESYKKIAPTVVIPYGTFTNVHDEIQGFGELMNKSEEAEAWLKTYDERIEAARAKVKTVIKPEETFSILEVSDKSYYGYGDNFGRGGQAVYSALQLAPLEITKKELMGDTQWKEISREVVGDYAGDHIFLTVGENNKNYQGDSIWQSLPAVKNNQVYELLEDRYWYFDPIAIQGQAEEFADMIVERAEQNRK; this comes from the coding sequence ATGTTTGCTGCAAAAAAACGCTTCTCGGGCTTGCTACTTATGCTCGCCATCATTATGATTCTGGCTGCATGTAGCAGCGGAACAGGCTCGACTGCCACTGAACAGACATCGGCAGCGGGAACCGAAACGACAACAGCCTCTTCTGAGACGAACACAGACACGTCGTCCGTTTCAGACAATTCAAATGCTACACGGATCTACAAGTCATTAAGCGGAGATGTTGAGATTCCGGCTGAACCGAAACGAATCGTCACGGATATGTACGTAAGTGATCTGCTCGCACTGGGTGTGAAACCCGTTGGGGCTGTTCAATATTATTTGGAAAACCCGTTCTATGCAGATCAGGTGGCGGGCATCGAAAGTATCGGTGATCGGGCAGCGGTATCCATGGAGAAGGTTATTGCCTTGAACCCGGATCTGATCATTACCTACTCTGATCAAGCCGAAGAGATTGAAAGTTATAAAAAAATCGCACCAACTGTGGTCATTCCGTACGGTACATTCACCAATGTACATGACGAAATCCAGGGATTCGGAGAGCTGATGAACAAATCCGAAGAAGCCGAAGCATGGCTGAAAACGTACGATGAACGGATTGAAGCCGCTCGTGCCAAGGTGAAAACAGTCATCAAACCGGAGGAAACCTTCTCCATCCTTGAGGTATCCGACAAAAGTTATTATGGATATGGAGATAATTTTGGTCGAGGAGGACAAGCGGTCTACAGTGCTTTGCAACTTGCCCCACTCGAAATCACCAAAAAAGAACTGATGGGTGATACCCAATGGAAAGAAATTTCGCGTGAAGTAGTTGGTGATTATGCAGGGGATCATATCTTCTTAACCGTTGGAGAGAACAATAAAAATTACCAAGGTGACTCTATCTGGCAATCCCTGCCGGCTGTGAAAAACAATCAGGTGTATGAGTTGCTGGAAGACCGTTACTGGTACTTCGACCCGATTGCGATTCAAGGTCAGGCTGAAGAATTCGCCGATATGATCGTAGAACGTGCCGAGCAAAACCGCAAATAA
- a CDS encoding LacI family DNA-binding transcriptional regulator: MATIKDVAKLAGVALSTASYALSGDSKVSAKTKAKVLEAARELNYRKNGFAMDLKRSRTNTIALILTDLSGPYYSELIRSVQDVALANGYDLIACSSMGGRDSTAVRFLREKRVDGAIILAHNIHDDILVESAGHRFPIIVMDRQLSSDHLVNVLVDGEQGGYLATRHLIQAGHQKIAYISGPSNSYDNALRYQGYLRAMREAGLEEKSKWRLNGNFVREGGYSATKMMIMQGDLPSAVFYGNDEMAIGGLKALEERGVSVPDDISVIGFDDIQLSEYVHPPLTTIRQPKHEAGSLAGHLLFQMLNGEAVDPSYTLTINMIERSSVRSV, encoded by the coding sequence ATGGCAACGATTAAGGATGTGGCAAAGCTGGCAGGTGTAGCACTCTCGACTGCTTCCTATGCGCTGAGCGGGGATAGCAAGGTTAGTGCCAAGACCAAGGCTAAAGTGCTTGAGGCAGCACGAGAACTGAATTACCGCAAGAACGGCTTTGCCATGGACCTGAAACGGAGCCGGACGAACACGATCGCTTTGATCCTGACCGATCTGTCGGGCCCGTATTACTCGGAGTTGATCCGTAGTGTACAGGATGTAGCCCTCGCGAACGGGTATGACCTGATTGCTTGTAGCTCCATGGGTGGACGGGATTCAACGGCAGTACGATTTTTGCGTGAAAAAAGAGTAGATGGAGCCATCATCCTGGCGCATAACATTCATGATGATATTCTGGTGGAATCTGCCGGTCATCGTTTTCCGATCATTGTGATGGATCGTCAGCTGTCGAGTGACCATTTGGTCAACGTGCTGGTGGATGGAGAGCAGGGCGGTTACCTTGCTACCCGCCACCTGATTCAGGCAGGACATCAGAAGATTGCTTATATCAGTGGCCCATCCAACTCGTATGACAACGCGCTCCGTTACCAAGGGTATCTGCGGGCGATGCGGGAAGCGGGACTTGAAGAAAAGTCCAAATGGCGTCTGAACGGTAACTTTGTGCGTGAGGGCGGATACAGTGCAACCAAAATGATGATCATGCAGGGCGATCTTCCCTCAGCGGTATTTTACGGTAACGATGAGATGGCGATTGGTGGCCTGAAGGCATTGGAAGAGCGTGGTGTATCGGTGCCGGATGATATTTCCGTGATCGGTTTTGACGATATTCAGTTGTCCGAATATGTGCATCCACCACTGACAACGATACGCCAGCCGAAGCATGAAGCTGGGTCGCTCGCCGGACATCTGTTATTCCAGATGCTCAATGGCGAAGCGGTTGACCCTTCATATACGTTAACGATTAATATGATCGAGCGCAGCTCTGTACGTTCGGTTTAG
- a CDS encoding ABC transporter substrate-binding protein: MGRWMRMIGMLCLMLTLPGCVNQLDQRPGMIVEEEPITLRIAWWGGEFRNNATIAVIDLYEKLNPHVNIEYEYSSFNEYWRKLAPHAAGNALPDIIQMDISYLSQYSSLQLLEDMTPYMQSGLIDTTDIEKEQLESGSLNGKTYGLSLGVNAMLSIYDPEVLKANDIELPTDTWTWADFDRMGEQLLGKGIYLGTYFTPEQFFAYYLRQYGSKLYAEDGKRLGYEDDGLFIDYFGRMQQLAEKKLIFAPDIWTSDIGQPDNDPFYLGEALFSWGYSNQFISTAQRYGKPLTISPMPGPNSQDGLFLKPGMFFSMAGNSRHKEEAAKFISFFVNDLDANLLLKGERGVPVSSSVKERMKLVVEPELAQVFDYIDWVADNSTQMDPPDPVGAPEVTAVLRELYDLLLFGKITPEQAAVEFRERANEILGGKL; encoded by the coding sequence ATGGGAAGATGGATGCGAATGATAGGCATGCTCTGCCTTATGCTGACTCTTCCTGGCTGCGTGAACCAGTTGGATCAAAGGCCAGGCATGATTGTGGAAGAAGAGCCGATAACGCTGCGCATCGCTTGGTGGGGTGGGGAGTTCCGCAACAATGCAACGATAGCTGTTATCGACCTGTATGAGAAGTTGAATCCACATGTGAACATCGAATACGAATACAGCAGTTTCAATGAATACTGGAGAAAACTTGCCCCACACGCAGCAGGCAATGCGTTGCCCGACATTATCCAGATGGACATCTCCTATCTGTCCCAGTACAGTTCGCTGCAACTGTTGGAGGATATGACGCCGTACATGCAGAGCGGGCTGATTGACACGACAGATATTGAGAAGGAACAGCTGGAGAGTGGTAGCCTGAATGGAAAAACCTATGGTCTCAGTTTGGGGGTTAACGCCATGCTCAGCATCTATGATCCGGAAGTGTTGAAGGCCAATGATATTGAATTGCCAACGGATACGTGGACATGGGCGGATTTTGACCGGATGGGCGAGCAATTGCTCGGGAAAGGCATCTATCTGGGAACCTATTTCACGCCGGAACAGTTTTTCGCGTATTATTTGAGACAGTACGGTTCCAAGCTGTACGCCGAGGATGGCAAGAGATTGGGGTATGAGGATGATGGGTTGTTTATTGATTACTTTGGCAGGATGCAGCAGCTCGCGGAGAAGAAACTTATTTTTGCACCGGATATCTGGACGTCAGATATTGGCCAGCCTGATAACGACCCGTTTTATCTGGGAGAGGCTTTGTTTAGCTGGGGGTATTCCAACCAATTTATCAGCACCGCTCAGCGTTATGGCAAACCCTTAACCATCTCCCCAATGCCAGGGCCAAACAGCCAGGATGGATTGTTCTTGAAGCCAGGCATGTTTTTCTCCATGGCGGGTAATTCCAGACATAAGGAGGAAGCGGCCAAGTTCATCAGCTTTTTTGTGAATGATTTGGATGCCAATCTGCTGCTCAAAGGGGAGCGGGGTGTGCCTGTCTCATCCAGTGTCAAAGAGCGGATGAAGCTGGTGGTTGAACCGGAGCTGGCGCAGGTGTTTGATTATATTGATTGGGTTGCGGATAACAGCACTCAGATGGATCCGCCTGATCCTGTAGGTGCGCCAGAGGTCACTGCGGTATTGCGTGAATTGTATGATCTCCTACTGTTTGGCAAAATTACGCCTGAGCAGGCGGCGGTGGAATTTCGTGAACGGGCGAACGAAATACTGGGTGGGAAGTTATAA
- a CDS encoding AraC family transcriptional regulator has product MNISKPIYHKKSLSRLISLQKIQSVPVALFKLCHLVQLHDRDVFSRIDEMWSTLHVLYVITAGQARLISAEGKLTLNAGSAVVRQAGTLLQHENKRGSLSPVQGIAIAFDSIENEQLFWPFGIPAPIASRTLTDRAVELVQASSKGHDSSPFRPHMLFYELLDILRDHAAHSAHEDHSWLDAVLRHIHQMYTHPLTREQLARDANVSPEHFSREFKKHTGLTFVEYVTRLRIRMAQEHMLFANPTLQEIAQLTGYRDTFYLSRKFKQMVGSAPTHYRKMPKKIVSLTYNYTASLLALGHTPHMGAVASWMEEKLGEHGHEQFEQHSEYELVKHTDLIANAQPDVIVGYAPHPASDELRLIAPTILMPFEEIDWQEQLLLLGRITRLESNAQALLDQYHQLEQEANHTLDQQMEGTRGSAVCMFMIGEDGAYIYGHGWGRASHVLYQSLGFTPPSRMEQDGQLLTGYVHVPLSEIHLYAADHMFIAYPEEPTEREMLDNLLNEESWGTLSAVREGRVYEIDADMFYGFDPLSVMEQLQHIMRHLTS; this is encoded by the coding sequence ATGAATATTTCCAAGCCCATTTATCATAAAAAATCGCTGTCCCGTCTCATTTCCTTGCAGAAGATTCAGTCCGTACCTGTTGCCCTCTTCAAGCTGTGCCATCTGGTGCAGCTTCACGACCGCGACGTATTCTCCCGCATAGATGAGATGTGGAGCACTCTTCATGTGCTATACGTCATTACTGCTGGCCAAGCCAGGCTGATCAGTGCAGAGGGTAAACTAACATTAAATGCGGGCTCTGCAGTCGTTCGACAAGCTGGAACCCTGCTTCAGCACGAGAACAAGCGCGGCTCCCTGTCGCCAGTACAGGGCATTGCTATTGCTTTTGATTCCATTGAAAATGAACAGCTGTTCTGGCCTTTCGGGATACCAGCTCCCATTGCGAGTCGTACGCTCACCGATAGGGCAGTAGAGCTGGTTCAAGCAAGTTCAAAGGGCCATGATTCCAGTCCATTCAGGCCACATATGCTTTTCTATGAGTTACTGGATATTTTGCGGGATCATGCGGCTCATTCTGCTCATGAAGATCACTCCTGGCTCGATGCCGTGCTCAGACATATCCATCAGATGTATACCCATCCGTTAACCCGCGAACAATTGGCACGGGATGCAAATGTGAGCCCTGAGCATTTTTCACGGGAGTTCAAGAAACATACAGGTCTTACGTTTGTTGAATATGTGACTCGTCTCAGAATCAGGATGGCTCAGGAGCATATGTTGTTCGCGAATCCTACGCTACAGGAGATTGCACAACTGACAGGCTACAGGGACACTTTCTATCTGAGCCGCAAATTCAAACAGATGGTTGGATCAGCACCAACACACTACCGGAAAATGCCCAAGAAGATTGTATCTTTGACTTACAACTATACGGCCTCACTTTTGGCATTGGGCCACACTCCCCACATGGGCGCCGTCGCCAGCTGGATGGAAGAAAAACTGGGGGAACATGGTCATGAGCAATTTGAGCAACATTCCGAATATGAGCTGGTTAAACATACGGATCTGATTGCAAACGCTCAGCCCGATGTCATTGTCGGATATGCACCGCATCCCGCTTCCGATGAACTACGTCTGATCGCACCGACCATTCTGATGCCCTTTGAGGAAATTGATTGGCAGGAGCAGCTTCTCCTTTTGGGCCGAATTACCAGGCTTGAGTCCAATGCACAAGCGTTGTTAGATCAATATCATCAACTTGAGCAAGAAGCCAATCATACGTTGGACCAACAGATGGAAGGAACACGAGGGTCCGCCGTTTGCATGTTTATGATTGGAGAGGACGGGGCTTATATCTATGGTCATGGCTGGGGCAGAGCTTCTCATGTGCTGTATCAATCGCTGGGCTTCACTCCACCCTCACGTATGGAGCAGGATGGGCAGTTACTCACGGGATACGTTCATGTTCCGTTGTCTGAGATTCACTTGTATGCAGCAGATCACATGTTTATCGCCTACCCTGAGGAACCTACCGAACGAGAAATGCTGGATAACCTGCTGAATGAGGAATCCTGGGGCACCCTCTCTGCCGTTCGTGAAGGACGTGTATACGAGATTGATGCCGACATGTTCTATGGATTTGATCCCCTGTCCGTTATGGAGCAGTTGCAGCATATCATGCGTCACCTCACATCATAA
- a CDS encoding ABC transporter ATP-binding protein: protein MLRRFMSYYRPYKRLFILDFSCAIAAALLELAFPLAVNRVVDQLLPAGNWSMILAACVGLLGIYLLSSFFHYAVTYWGHKLGINIESDMRRELFQRVQKQSFRFFDNNKTGHLVSRMTNDLMDIGEIAHHGPEDLFIALMTLAGAFGIMLGINWQLAVMTFIIVPLMIYLSLYFSRKMSKAFKRMFADIADYNARVENNVSGIRVVQAFANEKHEVGRFVENNERFRLTKLITYRIMAWNSSLSFILMKFVSLFVLVCGTWFVIQGSMTYGEFIAFVMLSNVFLGPIEKINSVIETYPKGIAGFRRYLELLEAVPDVEDTPQAKPIPDVKGDIAFHNVTFSYGEHKPTLSQVNLDIQAGQTVALVGPSGGGKTTLCSLIPRFYDVDAGHISIDGIPVKDMTLESLRSHIGIVQQDIFLFDGTIRENIAYGKLNASDEEIWQAIRRAQLEELVQSQPDGLDTMIGERGVKLSGGQKQRLSIARMILKNPPILILDEATSALDTETEAAIQLALSELAQGRTTLVIAHRLATIRHADRIVVVENGSVAEQGSHEELLARKGSYSRLHQAQFG, encoded by the coding sequence ATGCTTCGCCGTTTTATGTCTTATTATCGTCCTTACAAAAGGCTCTTTATATTGGACTTCTCCTGTGCCATCGCCGCCGCGCTGCTGGAGCTGGCCTTTCCACTCGCCGTTAACCGGGTGGTCGATCAACTGCTTCCGGCTGGCAATTGGTCCATGATCTTAGCGGCATGTGTCGGACTACTCGGTATCTACCTGCTCAGTTCCTTTTTCCATTATGCAGTCACCTATTGGGGCCACAAGCTTGGTATTAACATCGAATCCGATATGCGGCGTGAACTGTTCCAGCGTGTACAGAAACAGTCCTTCCGCTTCTTCGATAACAATAAGACCGGGCATCTGGTCTCCCGCATGACCAACGATCTGATGGATATTGGTGAGATCGCGCATCACGGACCCGAGGATCTATTCATTGCCCTCATGACACTCGCCGGAGCTTTCGGGATTATGCTGGGGATCAACTGGCAGCTTGCTGTGATGACGTTCATCATTGTGCCGCTGATGATCTACCTGTCACTGTATTTCAGTCGCAAAATGTCCAAGGCGTTCAAGCGTATGTTTGCGGATATCGCCGATTATAATGCACGAGTAGAGAACAATGTGAGCGGCATCCGTGTGGTACAAGCTTTTGCCAATGAAAAACATGAAGTAGGACGTTTCGTTGAGAACAACGAACGTTTCCGGCTTACAAAACTAATCACCTACCGTATTATGGCCTGGAACTCTTCACTCAGCTTCATTCTGATGAAATTTGTATCGCTGTTTGTACTGGTATGTGGAACCTGGTTTGTCATTCAAGGCAGTATGACCTACGGGGAATTCATCGCTTTTGTGATGTTATCCAATGTATTCCTTGGACCGATCGAGAAGATTAACTCCGTCATCGAGACGTATCCCAAAGGCATCGCTGGATTCAGACGTTACCTGGAGTTGCTTGAGGCTGTACCTGATGTAGAAGATACACCACAGGCAAAACCGATTCCGGATGTCAAAGGTGATATTGCTTTCCATAACGTTACCTTTTCTTATGGAGAACACAAACCTACGCTGTCTCAGGTCAATCTGGATATCCAGGCAGGCCAGACGGTTGCTCTGGTTGGACCTTCGGGCGGAGGTAAAACGACGTTATGCAGTCTGATCCCACGTTTCTACGATGTGGATGCAGGACATATCTCCATTGATGGCATTCCGGTGAAGGACATGACACTGGAATCACTGCGCTCCCATATCGGGATTGTGCAGCAGGATATTTTCCTGTTTGATGGAACGATTCGAGAAAATATTGCATACGGCAAACTGAATGCTTCCGATGAGGAAATCTGGCAAGCCATTCGCCGGGCCCAATTGGAAGAGCTGGTACAATCCCAGCCAGATGGACTGGACACCATGATCGGTGAACGTGGCGTGAAATTGTCCGGCGGACAGAAGCAACGTTTGTCCATCGCCAGAATGATCCTGAAAAACCCGCCAATTCTCATTCTGGATGAAGCTACATCCGCTCTCGATACCGAGACGGAAGCTGCCATTCAACTGGCCTTGTCCGAGCTGGCTCAGGGACGTACAACATTGGTGATTGCCCATCGACTGGCAACCATAAGACACGCGGATCGCATCGTGGTCGTGGAGAACGGCAGTGTCGCTGAACAAGGAAGTCATGAAGAACTGCTCGCGCGTAAAGGCTCATACAGCCGACTGCATCAAGCCCAGTTTGGTTAA